The window GGTGTACCCCTCACCGAACATGCCGACGCTCGGGACGGCGACGCTCTATCCCGGCATGGCCCTTTTCGAGGGGACGAACCTCTCGGAAGGCCGCGGGACGACCAAGCCGTTCGAGCTCGTCGGTGCGCCGTGGATCGACGCTGACGAGTGGGCGGCGGAGCTATCCGCACAGAATCTCGACGGTGTCGCGTTCCGCCCGGCGTACTTCTCCCCGACGTTCTCGAAGCACGAGCGCGAGAACGTGACGGGCGTGCAGGTCCACGTGCTCGACCGCGACGCCGTCGACCCCGTGATGGTCGGGTTGACGGTTCTCGCATCTGCGTTCACGAGCTACGACGACTGTGAGTGGGTCGAGTACGACGACGGGTTCTTCGTCGACAAGCTGGCGGGCGGAAGCTACCTCCGCGAGATTGTCGACACTGCAGACACCGCGAACGAACCGCGAGAGATTGCGGCCGATATCACGGATCACTGGGAAGACGACCTCGCCGAGTTCGCCGACACGCGGGCCGACTATCTGCGCTACTGACCGCGAACCTGGACTAGACACGAACGCTTACACTACTCATCCATGGCTGCCAACGACCACGCTCCGAACGTCGAATCGACCGTCGCTGCGATGTCTCTCGACGAGAAGGTCGGCCAGTTGTTCGTCGCGGGCTTCGACGGCACGACGCCGACCGCAGACATAGAGTCCCTCGTCGCAGAGCACCACCTCGGCGGTATCATCTACTTCAGCCGAAACGTCGAGTCACCAGACCAACTCCGAACGCTCTCGGAGACGCTGCAGGGGTTCGTACCGGACGACTCCCCGCCCTTGCTCACTAGCATCGACCAGGAGGGCGGCCGCGTCGCACGGCTCGCGTGGGGGACCGAACAGCCAAGCGCGATGGCGTTCGGTGCTGCCGACGACCCCGGACTGGCGACGCGCGCGGGTAGCGCAGTCGGTCACGAACTGCGGTCGCTGGGCATCAACGTGAACCTTGCGCCCGTCCTCGACGTGAACAACAATCCAGACAATCCTGTTATCGGCGTCCGGTCGTACGGCGAGGACCCCGAGACCGTCGCCGAACACGGCAGTGCGTACGTCGAGGGACTACAGGAGGCAAGCGTCGTCGCCTGTGGTAAGCACTTCCCGGGCCACGGCGACACCGCGGTCGATTCCCACCGCGACCTGCCGGTTATCGACCACGACCGCGAGCGACTCGACCGCGTCGAACTCCGGCCGTTTCGTCGCGCCATCGACGCCGGTATCGATGCCATCATGACGACCCATGTCGCGTTCCCGACTATCGCGGGCGATGCTGACAGACCGGCGACGCTCTCGCCCCGGGTCGTCACCGGCCTGCTCCGCGAGGAACTTGGCTTCGACGGTCTCGTCTTCACCGACTGCATGGAGATGGACGCTATCGCCGACGGCGTCGGGACGGTCGAGGGCTGCGTACAAGCGGTCGAAGCCGGGTGTGACCAGATCTGTGTCTCGCACACCCCGGAAAAACAGCGCGACGCCATCGACGCTGTCGTGGCGGCCGTCGAGTCGGGGGGCGTCTCGGAGGCGCGCATCGACGAGTCCGTTCGCCGCGTGCTCCGGGCGAAACGAGACTATGGCGCGGGAGCGGTCGGCGACGACGATGCGTGGGAGGCGGCCGCCGCCGACTGCCGCG is drawn from Halorussus halophilus and contains these coding sequences:
- the nagZ gene encoding beta-N-acetylhexosaminidase, giving the protein MAANDHAPNVESTVAAMSLDEKVGQLFVAGFDGTTPTADIESLVAEHHLGGIIYFSRNVESPDQLRTLSETLQGFVPDDSPPLLTSIDQEGGRVARLAWGTEQPSAMAFGAADDPGLATRAGSAVGHELRSLGINVNLAPVLDVNNNPDNPVIGVRSYGEDPETVAEHGSAYVEGLQEASVVACGKHFPGHGDTAVDSHRDLPVIDHDRERLDRVELRPFRRAIDAGIDAIMTTHVAFPTIAGDADRPATLSPRVVTGLLREELGFDGLVFTDCMEMDAIADGVGTVEGCVQAVEAGCDQICVSHTPEKQRDAIDAVVAAVESGGVSEARIDESVRRVLRAKRDYGAGAVGDDDAWEAAAADCRAVARTVADRSVTLVRDDTDVLPLSDEPVRVYEFEGSRGSLAEESRDDGGALAEALESTGSTVDGSVVEPGEAPDATAVIGEAPIVVRTSDVATNPEQTAAVRELSATAADVVVVATGSPYDLAAFPSVGTYVTTYDATQPSLAVAAAVLLGNREPAGRLPVTIPGEKER